In one window of Impatiens glandulifera unplaced genomic scaffold, dImpGla2.1, whole genome shotgun sequence DNA:
- the LOC124917788 gene encoding uncharacterized abhydrolase domain-containing protein DDB_G0269086-like — MNLYLLSNNGVSEPGITEGRVKSVIQEFADSTVQPLQGKLKKAVRQTLLLAEKTRDDLIKAEDRITVIENDYRDDVVLHNEHYKQTKDLEEKTSRMVDDLDRLERETEQRFKEVDEDLGRSRNKVGATLDRVDELINAKINADIAVEEANARAAKEVQDALDEETRRAKEAPRLSEEEIAERERITVAKYSGLARSIAAQAAEDAERLNTERQRLDEFATAHKKKKAASSSSVPAKRKRKASRKAQAAGLLERITETVIDTKPNSAMHFKDEDEEHLEQRSTRQRVLQAVPISTGSQPQAEGSSSRPDEEEPTDDMMDGFRFSESE; from the exons AtgaatctctatcttttatctaacaatggGGTTTCCGAACCGGGCATCACAGAAGGAAGGGTCAAGTCCGTTATTCAGGAGTTTGCCGACTCAACGGTTCAACCATTACAGGGGAAACTCAAGAAAGCCGTGCGCCAAACACTCTTGCTCGCCGAAAAGACGAGGGATGATCTCATAAAGGCAGAGGACCGGATCACAGTCATCGAAAACGACTACCGGGACGACGTGGTTCTACACAACGAGCATTATAAACAAACCAAGGACTTGGAAGAAAAGACCTCAAGGATGGTGGATGACTTGGATCGGCTTGAAAGGGAAACCGAGCAACGATTTAAAgaggtcgatgaggacctagGGCGGTCAAGAAATAAAGTCGGTGCGACACTTGACAGG GTCGATGAGTTGATAAATGCCAAGATCAATGCTGACATAGCGGTTGAGGAAGCAAacgcccgagcggctaaggaagtCCAAGATGCGCTGGATGAAGAAACGCGGAGAGCAAAGGAGGCACCGCGACTATCTGAAGAGGAAATAGCCGAGCGCGAACGAATCACAGTGGCTAAGTATTCGGGACTTGCAAGGTCCATAGCCGCccaagctgcggaggatgcagagcggttaaatACTGAAAGACAAAGACTTGATGAATTTGCAACCgctcacaagaagaaaaaggcagcttcctcctcttcggttccggcaaaacGAAAACGGAAAGCATCAAGGAAGGCTCAGGCAGCCGGGCTGCTGGAAAGGATCACCGAAACGGTTATTGACACTAAACCGAACTCAGCCATGCACTTCAAGGATGAAGACGAAGAGCATCTGGAGCAGCGCTCCACAAGACAACGAGTTCTACAAGCGGTTCCAATCAGCACGGGCAGTCAACCGCAAGCTGAAGGTTCATCGTCAAGACCGGATGAGGAAGAACCAACCGATGATATGATGGACGGCTTCCGGTTTTCAGAATCAGAATAG